The following nucleotide sequence is from Pagrus major chromosome 16, Pma_NU_1.0.
TACAAATAAACGTTGCAGTAGTTTGTTTAACGCAACAAGAGGGTTTATAACTACATAAAATGTGTAGTTAACAATATTGTTTGGGTTATTTTACAGACTTCTGTGCAACTTCCACACTACTTCAAACCTGAAAATGTCTAGTTCAGTACACTTTCTAAAAATCATTATGgaaactgaataaaacatttaattccAGGCAGTAGATCTTCACCATTCTTGAAGACTTTGCCGATGCCGTTCCTCTGGTGCTTGctgcctctgtctccctccatgTACGGAAACACTCGGCCCTGATGAGTCCAGAAATAGTCCTTAGAGCCGAAGAAGAAGACGGGGAACTCTCCGATCTCATGTCGAAGGTGCTGGATGTTGGTGGGGATGTTTCTGGGGTGGTGGATCTCTGCAGGCCACCATCTGAGGCGGAAAAATTGAGGAGCACGTAGGAGTTATTTATTGAACGTCGAggtcaaacaagaaaaaaactgcagcagtACTGAATCAAGAAACAGTTTCTTTCACCTGTATGTTCCCAGTTTGACCCAGATGATGTCCCTGTATTTCGGTTTCTTTCCAGCCCGGCAGTCGTTGCAGAACCAGCTCCCATCAGGCATAGCGATGTTAAGACAGTCGGGGTGAAAAGCTGCCGGACAGGattcacagcacagcagctgcCCTCCTGCAAAACAAAGGGAGACTGAATTAAAACCCGAGTGTGGAAAAACTTTACACTAATTACAGCTGAGTCATCTGCACAAGAGCAATAAAATCGAGCACAACAAAAGAAGTCGGACAAGCGGCTCAAAAAACTCCCACTCGTTAAATCGACcccacacaaacagaaatgtaattgaAGTTAAAGTTATTTTCTGGAGCACAACAACAGAACATAACTCCCATCTGACTTTACAGCTGTCTCTGCAAAACTGGCTTCGATTTGGGAGTTCAGCATTTCCTCAGATTTTCAGTAGCAGCAGTTTTGTGTGATTAAGAGTTTCACATCCGCCCTGCGGCAGCTCCAGCACAGTCTGCTGTGCAAAAATTAATTTTCTCACACAGATTAAGGAGATATTGATCACTTTCAGACTACACTTGGAGGAATATCTGGAAAATATATAACCTTTAAAATCTCTTTGTCTGTTGAGTCATTACATCATGTTAGAGCAGGATTGCCTGCAGTGTTTGAAAGCAGAGGTGGAACACTGCACCTTACATAAAACCCACTTACATAATACAAAATTAATTCaatatgaatttttaaaaaaaaggtataaTCCAACACAGCATACCGTCATACTTTTTTGTATTAGTGTGGCGCTCGTTCTTGCTGCCATCTCCAAACTAAAATCTCAGCTGTTAATtctacaaaattaaaataaataaacacacttcCTACAACTAGAAACTATATGACAGAGAAGGATAAGAAGCAAACCTTTGGAGCAGACGAAGCACCAGCTGACGTTGACATGACTGTGGTGGCTGTAGGCCTTCTTGGCGTTGAAGTGGTTGGTGCAGATGATGGCGCTGTTGGTGATCATTTCACTgcctgcagccacacacaggTCACCCACGTGGTACGCGACAGGGCAGCGCAGGCAACGCATCAACCTGCCTACAGttcagagagcgagagagagaaaatattaTGTTTCCAGATGATAAGGATGATGCGTTTCCTTTACAGTTATCAAAATGGAATTTTTGTGTGGGCAGGACATTTATGAGTCAACTGTCCAACTGCAGAACTGAAGTTTCATCTGCCAGAGGTAAGTGAAACTGCTCTTATATATTACGATATAAACAAGAAAATTAGTCATTCTTAAACTTTAAACGAGTGCATTTGATCCTTAACTGATGCCAGGATTGAACTCAAGTCAAAGCACTAATTGTAAAAGGTCTCTACAGTAAAAATGAGACGCATTCAGTGCTGCACAGCCTCACCTTTGGTGGCCTTGTGCTTGGTACGGGAGCCGTAGTGGCAGCCCAGGCAGGTGTGCAGCGGACAGCGGAAGCCCTTGTTGTCGAACACAGTGAGGGGGTTGAGGCGGATGCACGCCTCGTGGTAAAACTTGCCGCAGTGTTGTACGTGGCAGCGACGCACATCGCCCTCCGACTGCTTACAGTGGAAACACGAGTGTTTTCCTGAGGAGAAATGCAGCAATGATTGATCAGATTCATATAATTGTAAACTgattaacttaaaaaatatcttgttgttttaacatttggTCAGAAAAAACtaccacaaaacaaaaataaacatttttcatgtggcATGATGTCATTTGCCTATATTACGCATAGATTGgtcataaagaaaaacaaattaatacaTAAGTAACAATTAGCTGTAAATAAAAGGGGACAGTTACACCTTCCCATCCAAGTGGCTGACATTGTGTCACAGTCGAGAAGTGATCGAGTGCAGCGAGAGAAGGTCACTTATCAGATAAAATAACTGCTCACCTGTGCTGCACTCCTGACACAGCAGCTTCTCGTCAGGTTTGAGTGACAGATCGAGACAGTGGAGGTGAAACATCCCACAGCACTGGCCTTCACACGGGACCAAGTCCTCACCAGCCTGCTCACAcatctgcaggaaaaaaaaaataatacaccCATCAAAACATGAGCAGAGACTGATCAATGACCCACGTGTCCAAGAGAGTTTTAGTGGCACCTTGTATATTTTTACGGGCCCAGCAGCCCAAAAACGTTTTTTTATGCATAGATGGAAAAGTGAAAGAAGGAACATGATggtatttgttttctcaagacaTCTTCTGGTTCACTGTTCCTGCAATCCTGAAGGGCTGGATTGACTGGTTGCTCACACCGGGTGTTCTCACAAGAGAAGCGATACAGTGGGGCATCTTCAAGGGCTGAATGGGGGAAGCTGGTCGTGCCTGCTCGGCAGATAGGTTTGATTTTGTTCATGGCGTAAGAAAAAAGGCTTCATCAGTGGAGCTCCCATGCCACgattcaccatggcaacaggtaGAGGCTCCACTTAAAGCCAGCGGACACGAGCTATTAATGCATGTATATGCGGACTGTGCACTTCTATCTTTTAGCCGGGTCGGAGCGAATGTGGTCATAACAGTCACCAGgatacatttgtatttaaagaCGAAAGAGGCAGCATTTTCCAAGGAAATATCCCACATTTAAATAGTTtgaattcaaattaaaaacagtaaaatgtcgAGGAGGCAGCCATACCTGGCAGACGCACTCTTTCTTCCGTTCGCCCTTCTTCGTCCCGTCTAAACTGTCACTCGGAGAATCAGGACGTTCTTCACTCCCAGAGCCCTGCAGCGAACAAATGTGGTGAACGATTACATAACTATACATTCACACTGTCTGCAACTGAAGTCCATTTACTGCCAACAGAacagagtgattttttgttctcaaacaatacaaatataaacatctCAAAAATGATGCTCGAAGACAACTTTTACCATTAATAATAAACTTGTTTGATTATATTACTTGACCACATAAATTGCACTTGCAGgctaaataataaaataatcatttagCAACATCAGACGGCAAAAATTACAAGTTTATCTCAGACTGATCCGAGGTCATCCCCTCTCACCTCGGGATCAATGCAGAGCGAGGACCGCCTCTTCTTCGCCTTGGAGGGCATGGCCTGGTTCTCTCCATCCCGTTTCCTTTTCCTCCTACGCTTTGGTTTCTCTGCGTCTTGGTCCTCtgtgagaagaaacaaaaaggacAATGAAGGAGAGTATAGCCAGAACAAAATAGCTAGAATGTTGTGCAGTCGAGAGCGAGGATACTGCGggaaaatcagtgtttttagaTGTGAATTTAAAAGACAGTAGTTTACCAGTGAGGAGAGTGGTTGACTTTTTCCGTCGTCTCTTGGGTTCTTTCACGTCTTTGTCagttttcttccttcttctttgcTTTTTCTCCGTTCCGTCTGAAGCGGTGGCCTGAGAAAATTTGAAGATAAACAAGATTTTTGTTGGGGAACAAACTTGTGGCTGCATTTTAAACAAAGCTTCTCGTAAGAGGCTTATAATTTAGATTCTCCACAGCAGGGCCCACCACAATATCTGTTATTTTGCAagaacaggtgcagtttgggATGTGAAAAAACTCACCTGTTTCTCAGCATCTTTGTTTGTTCTGCGTCTCTTCTTAGGCTGTGGACCtttctctgcagcagcatcTGTTAATGGCCTTTTCTTCTTCCGCTCCCTCTTGACTaaaaacaaaatagagaaaaggTCATCATCCTAATATTGCTTGGCCACAGATTTCTATCTGCTGTTAATCGTTACGGCAGGAAATGCTTAATGTGTTCAGGCAGCTTTTAGAGTCGACTGATGACTCATTTAAAAGCTTTCTCCCACTGTGTGGCGAGTAACTGGGCTGAAGAAATATACGAAAGGccgaaataaaaataaatgactcacCTGAGGAATCCGCCGTCTGCTCGTCTGGAGTCTTTTTCTTTCGCCTTCTCTTCACTTTATCACCTACAACAACAAAAGAGGACTCAGTTCCAGTAATTCAGCTATCAAGTGTCAGATAAGCAATCAATGGCCATTAAAACTGGGTGTTAGCCATTATCTTAGCGATATTAGTGATTTTTGTGCTGTGCGACAACCTTAAAAAGGCTACACGACTAATTCTAAGCATTTCTAAGCTTCAGTTTTAtcaagaataaagaaaaaaaattccacaATAAACCAACCACTTCTCTATTTTACTAGCCACATATGGACTCCACAGTTCTGGTAAACACATACCAGCCACAGCCACATTTAACCAGCTCCTGACTAGTGTAGATCTGCTGCACACGTTTCAACTTTCAACCAACCTGGAACTGAAACTGGAAGcgaggctggctccaaaacaTCTTCTGTCGAAGAAACAGGCTTGGATTTCCTTTTCCTCACAGGGGCAGAGGTGTTGTCCGTTGGAgattttttccttctcctcacAGTCTTGGTGGTAGACTGAGCCTGTCGCggtctcctctttttcttctgaggTATGACTGATTCAGCTTGTAAATCTGGTGCAGAAGTGGTGGGATCCTACGGAGAGAACAACAATAaccaaatgtattaaataaaagcagctaAAAACGTTCTCAGGCTGCCGAAACAGGACCACAGTATGAGCCTGTTTCCATTACAAAATGCTGCAGGTTCACACCTTGACTTTGTTGGAAAATTCACACAATTAAGTTGATATTGAAAGGTTAAAATATACAGTTAGTTGTGGGTTAATATGACTGTTTGTGTGGTGACGCTTTCTACCCTGGCTCTAATTCTTTACAGTTGTTGGTGGATCATTGACAAAATAAACTATACACTTGTTGTGAGGGGCTGAAAAGCTTTTTCTAGTGTGTTTTTCCACATGGCAACATAATCCCTTGTTAAATCTGCAcaaaaatgaagtaaaaattATGTACGACATACATTTTCCATAGGACATTAATTTTAGTGAGTTATCCAAACCTGTGAGTCTGGCTGCAGATGAAGCATTTCTTTGGAAGAAACAGCGTCGGTCAACAGGAAATCATTTAGATGGCCTTTGCCCCTTTTCTGCCAGTCTCCCATTTTGAGTTTAATTCTGGGTACTAGTGTCTTTTTCCCTGTTGAAGTGCTGTCTTGGGACTGAGGGGCGGCTGTGGGGTcgttggcagggtccgccagcAGCAATGACAGATCCGGGCTAAGCCTGGAGCCCGTTTCCTGCTCCATCGCGTTGCACGgttctggtttcagcttctccatGATGTGTGGGTTCAGATGAGGGCCGTCATCATCATACAGAAACGCGAAGTTCGCCATGCGCTCATCCAGTGACATGCTGACGGCCTCCTTGGCCTGAATCACGCCCATGTTCCACTGAACCTGGAGTTTGCGGGGCACAGAGGGAGCCGTCTGCACGACACAAGGAGAAAACAGCAAGATTATATGACAAGTTATAAAAGACACAGTAGAGTGATGTTGGGGAACACGTGTTGCTACCGAGAAGACCGCTTTAAACAAATACTAGGCcaatatttaaaaacaagattTGCATACTTGATTAGATGCATGCGAGAGTCGTGTAGGAGAAGActtgcaaacaaacacagcaaaaatgatctgaatgaatgtattattcctttcttttttgcttgtgttgagaaaacagatttaaagtGTTACTGCTCGTTGAGTTTCAGGGGGAAAAGGCGATCTAACAATTGAATTAATCAAGTTCCAAGATGTATCTTGGTGTTTACTCGTACAATCAGCATTGTTAAAATTGCCTTCGATTGACTTTTATTTGGGTCGCACTTCTCCAAATTTAAAAACCttgtgtaaaacattttaaggaAGTGAAGTATTTCAGCGTTGTAAGGTTTCTGTGTTTCTAAACAACAGCACACCACATCCTCCACAGGCTAAGACACAGGGGTGTCACAGAGTAGGAGAAGCTCATTTACCTTTTTGTGGATGACACGGGCGGCTGGCTGTTTGTTGCCCTGGCTAAGCTCCTGATATTGATCCTCCCCAGTAAAGGACACCATGTTCTTCTCAAATATATAGCCTCTCTCCGGAGCGTCTCCAAAATACTGCACATGGTACAAGAGGCCCgacctgctgctggctgcaaaaacaaaaacccaaaaaaacaaattaattcaataatcaaataaatttcTACTTTTATTAAAGAAATGATAAATGTAATAAAGAATAAGTCTTCACCCTTAAACTTGAAGATTAAATTGATGTAGGTGGTTGTGACTGTATCTCACCTTTCTGTTTCGGTTTGAAGTGACTGCTGAACTCAGGGTCTGTGGTCACCATGCAAGGCCACCAGGGGTATCCTGACACCTTGGTCCAAACCAAGTCACCAACAGAAAAACTCATCAGCAGAGGGGACTCCTCTGGAGGCTCCTCTGTCAACTCTGGGATGAGATCAGACTGCAGAAAAGAGGAATCAGTtagtcaataaataaaaatagaaactaaTCATGTTTCtgacacctttttaaaaaaaacacaaaaaaaacaccaaacaatcTCCTTTCCCCAAACAACATCTCAGACACATAATGCATCACTACCAGTATTTTACACCTTTACTTACTTTATCTTTTGCATTAATTTGCTCAAAAGTAAGAGCAAGTGTTTACATTTCAACACATCAAATTCACTTTATAACTGTTTATTGAAGGCCTGTGAGAGTTGGGTCAAATATGTGTGGTCCTTTTGTCTTAACATCATCTATCAGAATAAGTGTAGTGTTAATGTTTGTCTTTAAACCAGTATTAGCTAGACATTTTTGCAGTATTTGCAACCTGCAAATAgataacaaaa
It contains:
- the nsd2 gene encoding histone-lysine N-methyltransferase NSD2 — protein: MDSIGSSLPSMPEPANPISMKQPPESLSVRKGGGDMSSEPALLMDKAAAQLAATLQDGVLQKMAGHSHNNHSHERLKDLTSRVLNGDQDALPNLCAPEPPMIKAAEVPATNGTHQHNCTPHPEPELKVTIPQVVAQPLFEPSCANGTSLATTTEDTISGSEKRQDAKKRRGRPHKPKPQPNSGITGETLDHTNAEDETGEADQSDLIPELTEEPPEESPLLMSFSVGDLVWTKVSGYPWWPCMVTTDPEFSSHFKPKQKASSRSGLLYHVQYFGDAPERGYIFEKNMVSFTGEDQYQELSQGNKQPAARVIHKKTAPSVPRKLQVQWNMGVIQAKEAVSMSLDERMANFAFLYDDDGPHLNPHIMEKLKPEPCNAMEQETGSRLSPDLSLLLADPANDPTAAPQSQDSTSTGKKTLVPRIKLKMGDWQKRGKGHLNDFLLTDAVSSKEMLHLQPDSQDPTTSAPDLQAESVIPQKKKRRPRQAQSTTKTVRRRKKSPTDNTSAPVRKRKSKPVSSTEDVLEPASLPVSVPGDKVKRRRKKKTPDEQTADSSVKRERKKKRPLTDAAAEKGPQPKKRRRTNKDAEKQATASDGTEKKQRRRKKTDKDVKEPKRRRKKSTTLLTEDQDAEKPKRRRKRKRDGENQAMPSKAKKRRSSLCIDPEGSGSEERPDSPSDSLDGTKKGERKKECVCQMCEQAGEDLVPCEGQCCGMFHLHCLDLSLKPDEKLLCQECSTGKHSCFHCKQSEGDVRRCHVQHCGKFYHEACIRLNPLTVFDNKGFRCPLHTCLGCHYGSRTKHKATKGRLMRCLRCPVAYHVGDLCVAAGSEMITNSAIICTNHFNAKKAYSHHSHVNVSWCFVCSKGGQLLCCESCPAAFHPDCLNIAMPDGSWFCNDCRAGKKPKYRDIIWVKLGTYRWWPAEIHHPRNIPTNIQHLRHEIGEFPVFFFGSKDYFWTHQGRVFPYMEGDRGSKHQRNGIGKVFKNALLEAEARFKEIKIKREAKEAQQNSRKPPPYKFIKVNKPFGRVQVYTADISEIPKCNCKPTDERPCGFESECLNRMLQYECHPQVCPSGERCCNQDFTKRLYPDTKIIKTPGKGWGLINLRDIKKGEFVNEYIGELIDEEECRARIKYAQENNITDFYMLTIDKDRIIDAGPKGNYSRFMNHSCQPNCETQKWTVNGDTRVGLFAVCDIPVGTELTFNYNLDCLGNEKTVCRCDAPNCSGFLGDRPKNSNGQTAEPKGKRVKRKYKKRKSEGKKKSDDECFRCGDGGQLVLCDKKTCTKAYHLSCLNLTKRPFGRWDCPWHHCDVCGKNSEAFCQLCPNSFCKAHQEGALRPWPATGQLCCLEHDELEGPDGQDQDVDSETNPTTATTAAAASRPKGSRKAEGAEAKTKGSKRKAAEA